A single bacterium DNA region contains:
- the plsY gene encoding glycerol-3-phosphate 1-O-acyltransferase PlsY, with translation MSGSALLLVALAYLVGGVPFGYLAGRLVKGVDLRRVGSGNLGATNAIRQLGWGWGVTVFGLDLLKGWVAVALAQRLGGEGPGWLALAAGLAAILGHSFTPYLGFRGGKGVATSAGVFLRLAPVATGLTLLVFAVVVLASRIVSLSSLAAATAMPLFLLWRQPGDRLLLGFALFITLLIWIRHRANLRRLLRGEEPRFGAPPKGAA, from the coding sequence ATGAGCGGGAGCGCGCTGCTTCTCGTCGCCCTCGCCTACCTCGTCGGGGGCGTCCCCTTCGGCTACCTCGCCGGTCGCCTGGTGAAAGGCGTCGACCTGCGGCGCGTGGGCAGCGGCAACCTCGGCGCGACCAACGCCATCCGCCAGCTCGGCTGGGGCTGGGGCGTCACCGTGTTCGGTCTCGACCTGCTCAAGGGGTGGGTGGCCGTGGCGCTCGCCCAGCGCCTGGGGGGGGAGGGGCCCGGCTGGCTGGCGCTGGCCGCGGGCCTCGCCGCCATCCTCGGCCACAGCTTCACGCCCTACCTGGGTTTCCGTGGCGGCAAGGGCGTGGCGACGAGCGCCGGCGTCTTCCTGCGCCTGGCGCCCGTCGCGACGGGCCTCACCTTGCTCGTCTTCGCGGTGGTGGTGCTGGCCTCGCGCATCGTCTCGCTCTCGAGCCTCGCGGCGGCAACGGCCATGCCGCTCTTCCTGCTGTGGCGCCAGCCGGGCGACCGGCTGCTCCTCGGTTTCGCGCTCTTCATCACCCTGCTCATCTGGATCCGGCACCGCGCGAACCTGCGCCGCCTGCTGCGCGGCGAGGAGCCGCGCTTCGGCGCGCCGCCGAAGGGGGCGGCCTAG
- a CDS encoding NAD(P)-dependent glycerol-3-phosphate dehydrogenase yields the protein MATVAVLGCGSWGSALAKALHEAGNAVRLWGHLESEIEPIRRERSNTKYLPGVVLPEAVAAGATTDLAAALAGCEALVLVVPSLVLREVAARAAASPALPPAATWILAAKGLDPSSGRSLCWAIEDEVGPLGERLLVLVGPSHAEEVGRKLPTALVLAGAESPRRAQLQREFSSETLRVYVNEDRTGVELGVALKNVVALASGIIDGVGLGDNTKGALISRSLAEIGRYIESHGGDRRTLLGLAGVGDLVTTCFSRHSRNRHVGEQLGRGRKLPEILAEMVQVAEGVHTTRTLHEMASREGVEMPITEQVHAVLFAGKDPQLAIRELMTRDPAPEIRKGGRRAGSEA from the coding sequence ATGGCGACGGTCGCGGTGCTCGGCTGTGGCAGTTGGGGCAGCGCGCTGGCGAAGGCCCTGCACGAGGCGGGAAACGCGGTGCGGCTCTGGGGTCACCTGGAGTCGGAGATCGAACCGATCCGCAGGGAGCGCAGCAACACCAAGTACCTGCCGGGCGTGGTGCTGCCCGAGGCGGTGGCGGCGGGCGCCACCACGGATCTCGCTGCGGCGCTGGCGGGCTGCGAGGCGCTGGTCCTCGTCGTGCCCAGCCTGGTGCTGCGCGAGGTGGCGGCGCGCGCGGCGGCCTCGCCGGCGCTGCCCCCGGCGGCGACCTGGATCCTGGCGGCCAAGGGGCTCGACCCGTCGAGCGGGCGCAGCCTCTGCTGGGCGATCGAGGACGAGGTGGGCCCGCTCGGCGAGCGGCTGCTCGTGCTCGTCGGGCCGAGCCACGCCGAGGAGGTGGGCCGCAAGCTGCCCACGGCCCTCGTGCTCGCCGGGGCCGAGAGCCCGCGGCGCGCGCAGCTCCAGCGCGAGTTCTCGAGCGAGACGCTGCGCGTCTACGTCAACGAGGATCGCACGGGCGTCGAGCTCGGCGTGGCGCTCAAGAACGTGGTGGCGCTGGCCTCGGGGATCATCGACGGGGTGGGCCTCGGCGACAACACGAAGGGCGCCCTGATCAGCCGCAGCCTGGCCGAGATCGGCCGCTACATCGAGTCCCACGGCGGGGACCGGCGCACGCTGCTCGGGCTGGCGGGCGTGGGCGACCTCGTCACGACTTGCTTCAGCCGGCACAGCCGGAACCGCCACGTCGGCGAGCAGCTCGGCCGCGGCCGCAAGCTGCCGGAGATCCTCGCGGAGATGGTGCAGGTGGCCGAGGGCGTGCACACCACGCGCACCCTGCACGAGATGGCGAGCCGCGAGGGCGTCGAGATGCCCATCACGGAGCAGGTGCACGCCGTGCTCTTTGCGGGCAAGGATCCGCAGCTCGCCATCCGCGAGCTGATGACGCGCGATCCGGCGCCCGAGATCAGGAAAGGAGGTCGCCGTGCCGGGAGCGAAGCCTGA
- a CDS encoding MerR family transcriptional regulator produces the protein MVQARPKKPVGRLYWSISEVAELTGVKPHVLRYWETEFPSFRPSKNSAGNRVYRERDVELAIAIRHLLHRERYTIAGARQRLAETRKVRDLLEQFEIPFARADQRQLLKEIQAELVALRRALDGK, from the coding sequence ATCGTCCAGGCCCGGCCCAAGAAGCCGGTCGGGCGGCTCTACTGGAGCATCAGCGAGGTGGCGGAGCTGACGGGGGTGAAGCCCCACGTGCTGCGCTACTGGGAGACCGAGTTCCCCAGCTTCAGGCCGAGCAAGAACAGCGCCGGCAACCGGGTCTACCGCGAGCGGGACGTGGAGCTGGCGATCGCCATTCGGCACCTGCTACACCGGGAGCGCTACACGATCGCCGGCGCCCGCCAGCGCCTGGCCGAGACGCGCAAGGTGCGCGACCTGCTCGAGCAGTTCGAGATCCCCTTCGCGCGGGCCGACCAGCGCCAGCTCCTGAAGGAGATCCAGGCGGAGCTCGTCGCCCTGCGCCGCGCGCTGGATGGAAAATAG